In a single window of the Pontibacter russatus genome:
- a CDS encoding NAD-dependent epimerase/dehydratase family protein — MVFVTGGSGLVGTFLIPALLQRGHPVKALYRGQVPAMPGADQVQWLEGDVLDPSFLREALQGVSHVFHCAGVVSYAPQDEDLLKQVNIEGTANIVDACLEQPAVKLCHVSSIAAIGRPQGATLLNEDCKWDPAAEHSAYASSKYWGELEVWRGVAEGLDAVIVNPSVILGPADWNRSSTRLFKYVYRERPFYTGGSANFVDVRDVVEAMLQLAFSDISGERYILNAGLLSYKSFFEQAARCFGKRAPGTRVPSLVAEAVWRFEHARAWLTGARPLITKDTARVSAKRHEFSNSKIRSALGFSFRPVSESIAWVCGQLQPAASGVAAEGRE, encoded by the coding sequence ATGGTATTCGTAACTGGCGGCAGCGGCCTGGTCGGCACGTTCCTGATTCCGGCGCTGCTGCAGCGGGGGCACCCGGTAAAAGCGCTTTACCGCGGGCAGGTGCCAGCCATGCCGGGCGCGGACCAGGTGCAGTGGCTGGAGGGTGATGTGCTGGACCCGTCCTTTCTGCGGGAGGCGCTGCAGGGGGTAAGCCATGTGTTCCATTGCGCAGGCGTGGTGTCTTACGCGCCGCAGGACGAGGACCTGCTGAAGCAGGTGAACATCGAGGGGACCGCCAACATCGTGGATGCGTGCCTGGAGCAACCCGCCGTAAAGTTGTGCCACGTCAGCTCCATTGCCGCGATTGGCCGCCCGCAGGGGGCTACGCTGCTGAACGAGGACTGCAAATGGGACCCCGCCGCAGAGCACTCTGCCTATGCCAGTTCCAAGTACTGGGGCGAGCTGGAGGTGTGGCGCGGCGTGGCCGAAGGACTGGATGCGGTGATCGTGAACCCCTCTGTCATACTCGGGCCCGCCGACTGGAACCGCAGCAGCACCCGGCTCTTTAAGTACGTGTACCGCGAGCGGCCTTTCTACACCGGGGGCAGCGCCAACTTCGTGGATGTGCGGGATGTGGTGGAGGCCATGCTGCAACTGGCCTTCTCGGATATATCGGGAGAAAGGTATATATTGAATGCCGGGCTCCTGAGCTATAAGTCGTTTTTTGAGCAGGCCGCCCGCTGCTTCGGCAAAAGAGCGCCTGGCACGCGGGTGCCGTCGCTGGTGGCCGAGGCGGTGTGGCGCTTCGAGCACGCCCGCGCCTGGCTCACCGGCGCCCGCCCGCTCATCACCAAAGACACGGCCCGGGTTTCGGCGAAGCGCCATGAATTCAGCAACAGCAAGATCCGCTCGGCCCTGGGCTTCTCGTTCAGACCAGTCTCTGAATCAATTGCTTGGGTTTGCGGGCAGTTGCAGCCCGCCGCATCGGGCGTGGCGGCGGAGGGCCGGGAATAA
- a CDS encoding tetratricopeptide repeat protein produces the protein MKENFEEHNEELELIQRFERMLGSNETVFFDLTDFEYIIDHYTANFEYKKALAACESAIAQYPFSTELQIDKAQLLAMAGSFEDALVLINRVAETDPENADVQLTRGIIFTQRGEFREAIDHFKKALAYAPDDRDDIYFNIGLAYQTWGKFSSAVKYYKKCIELNPENEAAMQEVLYCLEVTNTISESVPFFQQFVDNEPYSAVAWFNLGNMYNKMGAYDKAIAAYDYATIIDPKFITAYNNMANALVFVGDYAKAIEAFNAMVEHSSPSAEAYCNIGECYEKLEQWDLSRRYYQKSVDLDPEMDEAWFGIGMILDAQNKWHEAVHFFKKAVDLYDDSADYWVALAAAEYHVGHVVSALESYARAADIRPDDKDIYLNWSIILYEQGNFEEATDIILNAIEIQPKEAELYYRACAYMLSAGKYREAYNYLENALVLDFDKHRLLFEFFPELESQRALSRLIDQYRK, from the coding sequence ATGAAAGAAAACTTTGAGGAACATAACGAGGAACTGGAACTGATACAACGCTTCGAGCGCATGCTCGGCAGCAACGAAACTGTTTTCTTCGACCTGACGGATTTTGAATATATAATTGACCACTACACCGCTAATTTTGAATACAAGAAGGCGCTGGCCGCCTGTGAGTCTGCCATTGCCCAGTACCCCTTCTCCACAGAGCTGCAGATAGACAAGGCGCAGCTGCTGGCCATGGCTGGCAGCTTCGAGGATGCGCTGGTGCTGATAAACCGCGTGGCGGAGACAGACCCCGAGAACGCCGATGTGCAGCTCACGCGCGGCATTATCTTCACGCAGCGCGGCGAGTTCCGGGAGGCCATCGACCATTTCAAGAAGGCCCTGGCCTACGCCCCGGACGACCGCGACGACATCTACTTCAACATCGGGCTGGCGTACCAGACGTGGGGCAAGTTCAGCTCTGCCGTAAAGTACTATAAAAAGTGCATCGAGCTGAACCCGGAGAACGAGGCGGCCATGCAGGAGGTCCTGTACTGCCTGGAGGTGACGAACACCATCAGCGAGAGCGTACCTTTCTTTCAGCAGTTCGTGGACAACGAGCCTTACTCTGCAGTGGCGTGGTTCAACCTGGGCAACATGTACAACAAGATGGGCGCCTACGACAAAGCCATCGCCGCCTACGACTACGCCACCATCATCGACCCCAAGTTTATCACCGCCTACAACAACATGGCCAATGCGCTGGTGTTTGTCGGCGACTATGCAAAGGCCATTGAGGCGTTTAACGCGATGGTGGAGCATAGCAGCCCCTCTGCCGAAGCGTACTGCAACATCGGCGAGTGTTACGAGAAGCTGGAGCAGTGGGACCTTTCGCGCCGCTACTACCAGAAATCCGTGGACCTGGACCCGGAGATGGACGAGGCCTGGTTCGGCATCGGGATGATACTGGATGCGCAGAACAAGTGGCACGAGGCGGTGCATTTCTTTAAAAAGGCCGTGGATTTGTACGACGACAGCGCCGACTACTGGGTGGCGCTGGCCGCCGCAGAGTACCATGTGGGGCATGTGGTGTCGGCGCTGGAGAGCTACGCGCGCGCCGCCGACATCCGCCCCGACGACAAGGACATCTACCTCAACTGGTCCATCATCCTGTATGAGCAGGGCAATTTCGAGGAGGCCACGGATATTATCCTGAATGCTATCGAGATTCAGCCGAAGGAGGCAGAGCTGTATTACAGGGCCTGCGCCTACATGCTTTCGGCAGGAAAATACCGCGAAGCTTACAATTATCTGGAAAATGCGTTAGTTTTGGACTTCGATAAGCACCGGCTGCTCTTCGAGTTCTTCCCCGAACTGGAGTCGCAGCGTGCCTTATCCCGTTTAATTGACCAGTATCGCAAATAA
- a CDS encoding phosphosulfolactate synthase → MNYSLNSIPERAPKPRERGYTMAMDKGLSVREVEDFIEVAGDYVDIVKLGWATSYVVPNLQRKLDAYRAAGIPVYFGGTLFEAFIVRNQFEDYRRVLDKYEMTFAEVSDGSLEMDHGVKCDYIRKLSEQVTVLSEVGSKDAEKIIPPYMWIRLMQAELDAGAWKVIGEAREGGNVGLFRSTGEVRSGLVEEILTKIPFEKILWEAPQKSQQVWFIKLLGANVNLGNIAPSEVIPLETIRLGLRGDTFSHFLDMEKSNLKG, encoded by the coding sequence ATGAATTATTCGCTGAACAGCATTCCAGAGCGGGCGCCGAAGCCACGCGAGCGCGGTTATACCATGGCCATGGACAAGGGCCTGAGTGTACGTGAGGTAGAGGACTTTATAGAGGTTGCCGGAGACTACGTGGATATTGTGAAGCTGGGCTGGGCCACCTCGTACGTAGTGCCGAACCTGCAGCGGAAACTGGACGCGTACCGGGCCGCCGGCATACCGGTTTATTTTGGGGGCACCCTTTTCGAGGCCTTTATCGTGCGCAACCAGTTTGAGGACTACCGCCGCGTGCTCGACAAGTACGAGATGACGTTTGCGGAGGTGTCGGACGGCTCGCTGGAGATGGACCACGGTGTAAAGTGCGACTACATCAGGAAGCTTTCGGAGCAGGTAACAGTGCTGTCGGAGGTTGGTTCCAAGGACGCGGAGAAAATCATACCGCCCTATATGTGGATCAGGCTGATGCAGGCGGAACTGGACGCGGGTGCCTGGAAAGTGATCGGCGAGGCCCGCGAGGGCGGCAACGTCGGCCTGTTCCGTTCTACCGGCGAGGTGCGCAGCGGCCTGGTGGAGGAGATCCTGACGAAAATCCCGTTTGAGAAAATCCTGTGGGAAGCCCCGCAGAAATCGCAGCAGGTGTGGTTTATCAAGCTGCTGGGCGCGAACGTGAACCTGGGCAACATCGCCCCGAGCGAGGTGATTCCGCTGGAGACCATCCGCCTGGGCCTGCGCGGCGACACCTTCAGCCACTTTCTGGATATGGAAAAGTCGAACCTGAAGGGTTAA
- a CDS encoding DUF368 domain-containing protein: protein MQRRSLKEYLLLFSKGVAMGAADVVPGVSGGTIAFITGIYEELLGSIRSVNGEAVKLLLRFRLADFWRHINGNFLVVLLSGIGLSIASLSRLILYLLEFHGELLWSFFFGLIVASAVVVAKKIPRWTPGVVLFGLIGAAIAYYVTIATPTQTPEAYWFIFLSGAIAICAMILPGISGSFLLVLLAKYEFILGAVRDLRISVVAVFGLGCLIGILAFSHVLNWALKNYHNVTVALLTGFMVGSLNKVWPWKQTIDTYTDRHGEVKPLVQENVLPGTYEALTGQDAYLLYAVLLAIFGFLFVYLIDRFTDDDTTQV, encoded by the coding sequence ATGCAAAGACGATCTTTAAAGGAATACCTGTTACTCTTCTCAAAGGGCGTGGCCATGGGCGCCGCCGATGTGGTGCCCGGCGTGTCGGGCGGCACCATTGCCTTCATCACAGGGATATATGAGGAACTGCTCGGCTCCATCCGCTCCGTGAACGGCGAGGCCGTGAAGCTGCTGCTGCGCTTCCGGTTGGCAGATTTCTGGCGGCACATCAACGGCAATTTCCTGGTGGTGCTGCTGTCGGGCATCGGGCTCTCCATCGCTTCGCTTTCGCGCCTCATCCTGTACCTGCTGGAGTTCCACGGCGAGTTGCTCTGGTCCTTCTTCTTCGGGTTGATAGTGGCCTCGGCCGTGGTGGTGGCCAAAAAGATTCCGCGCTGGACGCCCGGCGTCGTGCTGTTTGGGCTGATTGGGGCGGCCATAGCCTATTATGTGACCATTGCCACGCCCACGCAGACGCCGGAGGCCTACTGGTTTATTTTCCTTTCGGGCGCCATTGCCATCTGCGCGATGATTCTGCCGGGCATTTCCGGCAGCTTCCTGCTGGTGCTGCTGGCCAAGTACGAGTTTATCCTGGGTGCCGTGCGGGACCTGCGGATCAGCGTCGTGGCTGTTTTTGGTCTTGGTTGCCTGATAGGCATCCTGGCCTTCTCGCATGTGCTGAACTGGGCGCTCAAGAACTACCACAACGTGACGGTGGCCCTGCTCACTGGTTTTATGGTGGGCTCCCTGAACAAGGTGTGGCCCTGGAAACAAACTATAGATACATATACCGACCGGCACGGCGAGGTGAAGCCGCTGGTGCAGGAAAACGTGCTGCCGGGCACCTACGAAGCCCTGACGGGGCAGGATGCTTACCTGCTGTACGCCGTGCTGCTGGCCATCTTCGGCTTTTTGTTCGTGTACCTCATCGACCGCTTTACTGACGACGACACTACCCAGGTATAA
- a CDS encoding shikimate dehydrogenase family protein, with protein sequence MRKFGLIGKKLGHSFSKKYFTEKFEREGIPDALYELYELPSAQELGALLQREPELVGLNVTVPYKQDVLPLLDELDETAAKIGAVNTIKISEGKTKGYNTDYIGFKISLEEFYPQRERGKALVLGTGGAAKAVWAALEALQTPYMAVSRTPAPGQLPYAQLTPELLQSYNLIINTTPIGMHPHPEAAPPVPYEALTARHYLYDLVYNPEETQFLRNGAAAGAKTCNGLGMLYRQADAAWDIWNS encoded by the coding sequence ATGCGCAAATTCGGACTTATCGGCAAAAAGCTGGGGCACTCCTTCTCCAAAAAATATTTTACGGAGAAGTTTGAGCGGGAGGGCATACCGGATGCCCTATATGAGCTGTACGAACTGCCGTCGGCGCAGGAACTTGGGGCATTGCTGCAGCGGGAACCGGAACTGGTGGGCCTGAACGTGACGGTGCCTTACAAGCAGGACGTCCTACCGCTGCTGGATGAGTTGGATGAAACTGCCGCGAAGATTGGCGCCGTGAATACCATCAAAATCAGCGAAGGGAAAACAAAGGGCTACAATACGGATTACATTGGGTTCAAGATATCGCTGGAGGAGTTTTACCCGCAGCGGGAGCGGGGAAAGGCGCTGGTGCTGGGCACGGGCGGGGCCGCCAAGGCAGTTTGGGCGGCGCTGGAAGCCCTGCAGACACCCTATATGGCTGTGTCGCGCACGCCTGCGCCGGGGCAACTGCCCTATGCCCAACTGACGCCGGAGTTGTTGCAGTCCTATAACCTCATCATCAACACCACGCCCATCGGCATGCACCCGCACCCGGAGGCGGCCCCGCCCGTGCCCTATGAAGCCCTCACCGCCCGGCACTACCTCTACGACCTGGTCTATAACCCGGAGGAGACGCAGTTCCTGAGAAACGGCGCGGCGGCAGGCGCAAAGACCTGCAACGGGCTGGGCATGCTCTACCGCCAGGCCGACGCCGCCTGGGATATATGGAACAGCTGA
- a CDS encoding YkvA family protein, translating to MTQLHALKQKTHSINTNIYALYLAYRDGRVAWYVRVLLALAIGYALSPVDLVPDMTAVFGYIDDVVVVAAGLRLSYKLLLKDVRQEARLQAYEEMSASSDTSAAALKVVGYTWLLLATLLLLFGYKLLHLHMF from the coding sequence ATGACGCAGCTACATGCCCTGAAGCAGAAGACACACAGCATCAACACTAACATATATGCCCTGTACCTCGCCTACCGCGACGGCCGTGTGGCCTGGTATGTGCGCGTGCTGCTGGCGCTGGCCATCGGTTACGCCCTCAGCCCCGTGGACCTGGTGCCGGATATGACGGCGGTATTCGGATATATAGACGATGTGGTGGTGGTAGCGGCGGGACTGCGGCTCTCTTACAAACTGCTGCTGAAGGACGTGCGGCAGGAGGCGCGGCTGCAGGCCTATGAGGAAATGAGCGCCTCCTCCGACACCTCGGCGGCCGCACTGAAAGTAGTGGGGTACACGTGGCTGCTGCTGGCCACGCTGCTGCTGCTGTTTGGCTATAAACTGCTGCACCTGCATATGTTCTGA
- a CDS encoding RNA polymerase sigma factor: MKLFTKQKSDEDKLIEGCIAGKRDMQQLLYDQYSRKMMAVCLRYAPTTFEAEDMMQEAFVKVFTHIGNFKRDCPLEFWIRKIMVNTALKHLRSKQLLTVSHEADEVSNLASDSFSLTGYSLDELLSMVQSLAPRYRMVFNLYAIEGYNHKEIGEMLDISEGTSKSQYSRARAILQSMISRQENNYNKENVISS; the protein is encoded by the coding sequence TTGAAGCTTTTTACGAAACAAAAGTCAGACGAGGACAAACTCATAGAGGGCTGCATTGCGGGCAAACGCGACATGCAGCAGCTCCTGTATGACCAGTACTCCAGGAAGATGATGGCCGTTTGCCTGCGGTATGCCCCTACCACGTTCGAGGCCGAAGACATGATGCAGGAGGCGTTTGTGAAGGTGTTCACCCACATCGGGAATTTTAAGCGCGACTGCCCGCTGGAGTTCTGGATACGGAAAATTATGGTGAACACCGCCCTGAAGCACCTGCGCAGCAAGCAACTGCTCACCGTGTCGCATGAGGCGGACGAGGTGAGCAACCTTGCCTCCGACAGCTTCAGCCTGACAGGCTATTCCCTCGACGAACTGCTCAGCATGGTGCAGAGCCTGGCTCCCCGCTACCGCATGGTGTTCAACCTGTATGCCATCGAAGGCTACAACCACAAGGAGATAGGGGAGATGCTGGATATTTCGGAGGGAACGTCTAAGTCACAGTATTCACGCGCGCGAGCCATCCTGCAGAGCATGATCTCCCGCCAGGAAA